One part of the Alligator mississippiensis isolate rAllMis1 chromosome 3, rAllMis1, whole genome shotgun sequence genome encodes these proteins:
- the F2R gene encoding proteinase-activated receptor 1, which produces MALALALALVCLPPPAAARPGTDTGTGAGAGAGILFSNSSARGRTFVGYNKYITYEPIPELTFDNNHNNGNDSEVGSTSINKTKVPARSISEDAERYLASRWLTRFVPSVYTFVVLTSLPLNIVAILVFLIKIKIKKPAVVYMLNLASADVLFVSVLPFRIVYHFSGNNWVFGPEMCRFVTAAFYCNMYCSILLMTIISIDRFCAVVYPMESLTWRTLTRACIICFAIWVIAVVGVMPLLITEQTMEVSTLNITTCHDVLYKDQLKDFYSIFFLIFSSIFFFVPLIITTICYVCIIWCLSSSDIIAKQSKKMRALLLSAAVFCIFIVCFGPTNVLLLIHYVYFSYDISLEYIYFAYLLCVCISSISCCIDPFIYYYASSECQKQLGNLLCCKETSEPSSSSSNGQLMTKTSRSNTCSSTVNNSVYRKLLT; this is translated from the exons atggcgctggcgctggcgctggcgctcGTCTGCttgccgccgcccgccgccgcccgcccgggCACGGACACGGGcacgggcgcgggcgcgggcgcag GCATCCTGTTTAGCAATAGTAGTGCCAGGGGACGAACCTTTGTAGGCTATAACAAATACATCACATATGAACCTATACCTGAGCTCACCTTTGACAACAACCACAATAATGGAAATGATTCGGAAGTTGGATCAACATCCATCAATAAGACCAAAGTGCCAGCGAGATCCATCTCAGAAGATGCTGAAAGATACCTGGCTAGTCGATGGCTGACTCGTTTTGTTCCTTCAGTTTACACTTTTGTGGTTCTGACAAGCCTCCCTCTGAACATTGTGGCAATTCTTGTGTTCctgataaaaattaaaataaaaaagccggCAGTGGTGTATATGCTGAATCTGGCCTCTGCAGATGTCCTATTTGTAAGTGTGCTTCCCTTTAGGATTGTCTACCACTTTTCTGGAAACAACTGGGTGTTTGGACCGGAAATGTGCCGTTTCGTTACTGCTGCCTTCTACTGTAACATGTACTGTTCGATATTGCTGATGACTATTATAAGCATAGATCGTTTCTGTGCTGTGGTGTATCCTATGGAGTCTCTCACATGGCGTACATTAACGCGTGCCTGTATAATCTGCTTTGCCATATGGGTTATAGCAGTAGTTGGTGTTATGCCCCTTCTCATCACAGAGCAAACTATGGAAGTCTCTACCTTAAATATTACAACTTGCCACGATGTGTTGTACAAAGATCAGCTTAAAGATTTCTATTCTATAttctttctcattttctcttccattttctttttcgTGCCATTAATAATTACCACCATCTGTTATGTATGTATCATCTGGTGCCTTAGTTCTTCTGACATCATTGCAAAGCAAAGTAAGAAAATGCGAGCCTTACTTCTGTCTGCAGctgttttctgcatttttattgtttgttttggaCCAACAAATGTCCTTTTATTAATCCATTATGTATATTTTTCTTATGACATCAGTTTAGAATATATCTATTTTGCCTATCTCCTCTGTGTTTGTATTAGCAGTATCAGTTGTTGCATTGATCCTTTCATTTATTATTATGCTTCTTCCGAGTGTCAGAAACAGCTTGGTAACCTTCTGTGCTGTAAAGAGACTTCTGAAcctagcagcagtagcagtaatGGACAGTTAATGACTAAGACCAGTAGAAGTAATACCTGCTCCAGTACTGTGAATAACAGTGTTTACAGGAAACTGCTAACCTAA